The following proteins are encoded in a genomic region of Takifugu rubripes chromosome 9, fTakRub1.2, whole genome shotgun sequence:
- the LOC115250979 gene encoding uncharacterized protein CFAP97D1: MHRSYQPLKPVTNRYLQQRWDQNDYENHRKKVSCSLPTVDNKGTRTPTHIQLKLKKLQLQDERLSTIDRDNRLLASKLAHIVHSKGLLDHQNQYHLRSLNADKRRAEHLLVGHQNQGIYQRIISRQSDYRRQLWLDDWERAERLRDNITRYPRGPVEKKRSSRKVKFAAVGGSEPSSSCSNSVTTETTKTDDDDILPQSSDSSFSDD, encoded by the exons atgcacaggtCGTATCAACCACTGAAGCCCGTCACCAACCGGTACCTGCAGCAGCGCTGGGACCAGAACGACTATGAGAATCATCGCAAGAAG GTGAGCTGCTCGCTGCCAACAGTGGACAACAAAGGCACCAGAACACCGACTCACATCCAGCTGAAACTGAAAAAGCTGCAG CTGCAGGACGAGCGTCTGTCCACCATCGACAGAGACAACCGCCTGCTTGCCTCCAAACTGGCCCACATTGTTCATTCTAAAGGACTGCTGGACCATCAGAACCAGTACCACCTGAGGAG TCTTAATGCTGACAAGAGGAGGGCAGAGCATCTGCTTGTTGGACATCAGAATCAGGGTATCTATCAGCGAATCATATCTCGCCAGTCAGATTACCGCCGCCAGCTGTGGTTGGATGACTGGGAGAGGGCAGAGCGTCTGCGGGACAATATAACGCGCTACCCTCGAGgacctgtggagaaaaag AGATCCTCCAGAAAGGTGAAGTTTGCCGCCGTGGGGGGCAGCGAACCGTCGTCAAGCTGCAGCAACAGCGTCACCACAGAAACAACCAAAACCGATGATGATGACATACTTCCACAGTCGTCTGATAGCAGCTTCAGTGATGATTGA
- the znf609a gene encoding zinc finger protein 609a isoform X1, with product MSLSSGPAGGKGVDSSAVDTYDSGDEWDIGVGNLIIDLDADLEKDKLEMSSSKEGGGMAAPPSAVATLPENIKFVSPVAAIQGKESKSKSKRSKNSKESIKAPVSDGTKKEIQGRATIEPPPQNPSSVPAKGSDKCSKSSRTLPAVKKDKDMVSGKAKKDKLDLMGSGTASADESVAAIVPMGASCIGPFEGQQNTEHAAAKLGSLALDSSTIGPPVAMTTDQEVDDGDCRNLKKVVGVKMDSPTATPAPPPLHLLTPVTNSDVSSPCEQIMVRTRSVAVNTADVALATEPECLGPCEPGTSVNLEGIVWQETEDGMLVVNVTWRNKTYVGTLLDCTRHDWAPPRFCDSPTSDVEMRAGRGRGKRMRPGSNTPLNDNSNSSDNKGSGSSKTRGAASNSKGRRGSQTAGGAEDVKASPTSAKRKTKPVSDMEPTSSSEDTKALKRMRTNSTGAAVPLTGGKSDTLPPPQMDRTCSSPVLIDCPHPNCNKKYKHINGLKYHQARAHNDHDIRLDQDGDSEYGDDPALHPDPMSCNGAAISPARSATPKGQGFDAPSPSPGKLALKVKKKGGEAEPEGTDGGEEGTCLTDEASNDGLDDRKAKKVSGGGKPDKLAQKSLKQARPAATTASNAPSPYTLQQSSPVLGSVVQSVPKSPQLKSMQPKAPPLADPASSPTLGKDKKKKDKKKREAGKEGDSPKAAGKAARPEEGKSPYSEMSDALLNGSSDTHQSRLASIKAEADKVYSFSDNAPSPSIGVAGRMEAGLVPPLHLNQNGADNASVKTSSPAYSDISDAGEDTEGKTEGVKVKTEPDQGPREGAKKALFPPQAPSKESPYYPNYDSYYSPSYTNPSPGAAPVLPSHMDGAQVRMKKEEEQLEVGEEGKLKAEPQEDRKNDLGPQQPSVIQQRSNMYTQPLYYNQYYVPPYSYSPDQAYHAHLLASNPAYRQQCEERQRQADKKAESKEREGSGKDEWKQKASVPPTLSRAPSLTDLGTKVLLNPNKPKESQLASEQSKSVIMAKGEDSKASAAQPEGLKMKLSEAGHHGKDEAKPGVELGRPAGVEAAMWYRQELDARSWPYIYPSKYPEAPKGQEDERWKEDRERERDRKGKEERQRPKEGLLKEEVKEGGERRTPEEHRGGGREARTPHLQFSPHLAQHQGYMPYVHGPYAYSHGYEPNHPGYRGMPSVMMQNYPGSYLPAGYSFPSYGGKVPGGEEGEKPSRSSPTMKPPSEAKALELLQQHASQYKSKSPSIPDNKTPHERERDRDRERERLLPSHHHLGYPLLSAQYDLSYTSGLSSSAIVASQQASAPSTYPPTRRYT from the exons ATGTCCCTCAGCAGCGGTCCTGCAGGCGGGAAAGGTGTGGACTCCAGCGCGGTGGACACATACGACAGCGGTGATGAGTGGGATATCGGTGTTGGCAATCTGATCATTGACTTGGACGCCGACTTGGAGAAAGACAAACTAGAGATGTCAAGCAGTAAGGAGGGCGGGGGCATGGCTGCCCCTCCCAGTGCTGTGGCTACTTTACCTGAAAATATAAAGTTTGTTAGTCCTGTTGCTGCCATACAGGGTAAAGAGAGCAAATCCAAATCTAAACGCAGTAAAAACTCTAAGGAGAGCATCAAAGCACCAGTCTCAGATGGAACCAAGAAAGAGATTCAGGGTCGAGCCACCATAGAGCCTCCACCCCAGAACCCCAGTTCAGTCCCCGCTAAGGGGAGTGACAAGTGTAGTAAGTCCTCCCGTACCCTCCCGGCTGTGAAAAAGGACAAGGACATGGTATCTGGGAAAGCAAAGAAGGACAAACTGGACCTGATGGGCTCAGGCACGGCAAGTGCAGACGAGTCTGTGGCCGCCATTGTGCCAATGGGGGCATCCTGCATCGGTCCTTTTGAAGGCCAACAGAACACTGAGCATGCTGCAGCCAAGCTTGGGAGTCTGGCTCTGGACTCCTCGACAATCGGTCCACCGGTTGCTATGACGACCGATCAAGAGGTGGATGACGGTGACTGCCGAAATCTGAAAAAAGTGGTTGGAGTAAAG ATGGATTCTCCTACAGCCACCcctgcaccacctcctctccaccttctcacTCCAGTCACAAACAGCGACGTCTCGTCTCCCTGTGAACAGATCATGGTCCGCACGCGCTCCGTCGCTGTAAATACGGCAGACGTGGCATTGGCCACTGAGCCGGAGTGCCTGGGACCCTGTGAGCCAGGCACCAGTGTCAACTTGGAGGGGATCGTTTGGCAGGAGACGGAAGATG GTATGCTGGTTGTTAACGTCACCTGGAGAAACAAGACTTACGTGGGGACGCTGCTCGATTGCACAAGACATGACTGGGCGCCTCCAAG GTTTTGTGACTCTCCCACCAGTGATGTGGAGATGCGCGCCGGCCGTGGTCGGGGCAAGAGAATGCGTCCTGGTAGCAATACTCCCTTAAATGATAACAGCAACTCCTCGGACAACaaaggcagcggcagcagcaagaCGCGGGGCGCCGCATCAAACAGCAAAGGTCGTCGCGGCAGTCAGACAGCAGGCGGCGCCGAGGACGTCAAGGCCAGTCCTACCTCGGCCAAAAGGAAGACGAAGCCTGTCTCTGACATGGAGCCCACCTCCAGCTCAGAGGACACCAAAGCTTTAAAGAGAATGAGGACTAACTCCACGGGGGCTGCAGTCCCTCTCACTGGAGGGAAATCGGACACCCTCCCCCCTCCGCAGATGGACCGGACCTGTTCCTCCCCCGTGCTTATTGACTGTCCTCACCCCAACTGCAACAAGAAGTACAAGCACATCAACGGTCTGAAGTACCACCAGGCGCGGGCCCATAATGACCATGACATCCGGTTAGACCAGGACGGGGACAGTGAATATGGAGATGACCCCGCCCTCCACCCTGACCCCATGTCCTGTAATGGTGCTGCCATCTCCCCTGCCCGTTCAGCCACACCAAAAGGACAGGGGTTTGATGCTCCGTCCCCCTCGCCGGGGAAGCTGGCATTGAAGGTCAagaagaagggaggggaggcggagcctgaggggacagatgggggagaggaggggacgtgTTTAACTGATGAGGCTAGCAATGATGGGCTGGATGACAGGAAAGCCAAAAAAGTGTCTGGAGGAGGGAAACCTGATAAGCTGGCCCAAAAATCTCTGAAACAAGCCCGACCTGCAGCCACCACAGCCTCCAACGCTCCCTCACCTTACACCCTGCAGCAGTCCTCGCCGGTTCTAGGCTCGGTGGTACAGTCCGTTCCCAAAAGCCCTCAGCTAAAGAGCATGCAGCCAAAAGCACCTCCTCTGGCAGACCCTGCATCAAGCCCCACCCTTGGcaaggacaagaagaagaaggacaagaagaaaCGGGAGGCTGGGAAGGAAGGGGATAGCCCAAAGGCAGCGGGGAAGGCGGCGAGGCCCGAGGAGGGTAAGAGTCCCTACTCTGAGATGTCTGATGCTTTGCTCAATGGCTCCTCTGACACTCACCAGAGCCGGCTGGCCAGCATCAAGGCCGAGGCCGACAAGGTCTACAGCTTCTCCGACAATGCTCCCAGCCCATCCATCGGTGTGGCTGGCAGGATGGAGGCTGGCCTTGTGCCCCCACTGCACCTCAACCAAAATGGAGCTGACAACGCTTCTGTGAAAACCAGCAGCCCCGCCTACTCTGATATATCTGATGCAGGGGAGGACACAGAAGGGAAAACGGAGGGGGTGAAGGTCAAAACCGAGCCTGACCAGGGGCCTCGTGAAGGGGCCAAGAAGGCGCTTTTCCCCCCTCAGGCTCCCAGTAAGGAATCACCGTATTATCCCAACTATGATTCCTACTATTCACCCAGCTACACCAACCCCAGCCCAGGAGCAGCCCCTGTGCTGCCGTCCCACATGGATGGAGCTCAGGTGAGgatgaagaaggaggaagagcagctggaggtgggggaggagggtaaATTGAAGGCAGAGCCTCAGGAAGACAGGAAAAATGACCTGGGGcctcagcagccatcagtcatCCAGCAGCGCTCCAACATGTACACACAACCTCTGTACTACAACCAGTACTACGTCCCTCCATACTCCTACTCTCCAGACCAGGCGTACCACGCCCACCTTCTAGCCTCTAACCCAGCCTACCGCCAGCAGTGCGAGGAGAGACAGCGACAGGCCGACAAGAAGGCTGAGAGCAAAGAGCGCGAAGGTTCTGGAAAAGATGAGTGGAAGCAGAAGGCCTCAGTGCCCCCCACTCTGTCCAGGGCCCCCAGTCTCACCGACCTGGGCACTAAAGTGCTTCTGAACCCCAACAAGCCCAAAGAGTCACAGTTGGCATCAGAACAGTCCAAGTCTGTAATTATGGCAAAGGGGGAGGATTCCAAGGCCTCTGCTGCCCAACCAGAGGGTCTGAAAATGAAGCTGAGTGAAGCAGGGCATCATGGGAAAGACGAAGCCAAGCCAGGGGTGGAGTTGGGCAGGCCGGCGGGTGTGGAGGCGGCCATGTGGTACAGACAG GAGCTTGACGCGCGCTCATGGCCCTACATTTACCCCAGCAAATACCCCGAAGCTCCTAAAGGTCAGGAGGACGAGCGCTGGAAAGAGGACCGAGAACGAGAGCGTGACAGgaaggggaaagaagagaggcaGCGGCCCAAGGAAGGTCTCttgaaggaggaggtgaaggaggggggggagcgCAGGACTCCGGAGGAGCACcgtggtggagggagggaggcacgCACTCCACACCTGCAGTTCTCCCCCCACCTGGCGCAGCATCAGGGATACATGCCCTACGTACATGGACCTTATGCATACAGCCACGGCTACGAGCCGAACCACCCCGGGTACAGAGGCATGCCGTCGGTCATGATGCAGAACTACCCAG GCTCGTATCTACCAGCTGGCTACTCCTTCCCTTCATACGGAGGGAAGGTTccagggggagaggaaggggagaaaCCTTCACGCTCCAGCCCAACAATGAAGCCCCCCAGTGAGGCCAAAGCTCTggaactgctgcagcagcacgcaAGCCAGTACAAGAGCAAGTCCCCATCCATCCCCGACAACAAGACCCCGCACGAGAGGGAGCGCGACAGGGACCGGGAGAGAGAGCGCCTCCtaccatcccatcatcaccttGGCTACCCACTGCTGTCGGCACAGTACGACCTCTCTTACACCTCAG gcctctcctcctcagccatTGTTGCCAGTCAGCAGGCGTCTGCCCCGTCCACGTACCCCCCCACACGGAG gtacACCTGA
- the znf609a gene encoding zinc finger protein 609a isoform X2 has product MSLSSGPAGGKGVDSSAVDTYDSGDEWDIGVGNLIIDLDADLEKDKLEMSSSKEGGGMAAPPSAVATLPENIKFVSPVAAIQGKESKSKSKRSKNSKESIKAPVSDGTKKEIQGRATIEPPPQNPSSVPAKGSDKCSKSSRTLPAVKKDKDMVSGKAKKDKLDLMGSGTASADESVAAIVPMGASCIGPFEGQQNTEHAAAKLGSLALDSSTIGPPVAMTTDQEVDDGDCRNLKKVVGVKMDSPTATPAPPPLHLLTPVTNSDVSSPCEQIMVRTRSVAVNTADVALATEPECLGPCEPGTSVNLEGIVWQETEDGMLVVNVTWRNKTYVGTLLDCTRHDWAPPRFCDSPTSDVEMRAGRGRGKRMRPGSNTPLNDNSNSSDNKGSGSSKTRGAASNSKGRRGSQTAGGAEDVKASPTSAKRKTKPVSDMEPTSSSEDTKALKRMRTNSTGAAVPLTGGKSDTLPPPQMDRTCSSPVLIDCPHPNCNKKYKHINGLKYHQARAHNDHDIRLDQDGDSEYGDDPALHPDPMSCNGAAISPARSATPKGQGFDAPSPSPGKLALKVKKKGGEAEPEGTDGGEEGTCLTDEASNDGLDDRKAKKVSGGGKPDKLAQKSLKQARPAATTASNAPSPYTLQQSSPVLGSVVQSVPKSPQLKSMQPKAPPLADPASSPTLGKDKKKKDKKKREAGKEGDSPKAAGKAARPEEGKSPYSEMSDALLNGSSDTHQSRLASIKAEADKVYSFSDNAPSPSIGVAGRMEAGLVPPLHLNQNGADNASVKTSSPAYSDISDAGEDTEGKTEGVKVKTEPDQGPREGAKKALFPPQAPSKESPYYPNYDSYYSPSYTNPSPGAAPVLPSHMDGAQVRMKKEEEQLEVGEEGKLKAEPQEDRKNDLGPQQPSVIQQRSNMYTQPLYYNQYYVPPYSYSPDQAYHAHLLASNPAYRQQCEERQRQADKKAESKEREGSGKDEWKQKASVPPTLSRAPSLTDLGTKVLLNPNKPKESQLASEQSKSVIMAKGEDSKASAAQPEGLKMKLSEAGHHGKDEAKPGVELGRPAGVEAAMWYRQELDARSWPYIYPSKYPEAPKGQEDERWKEDRERERDRKGKEERQRPKEGLLKEEVKEGGERRTPEEHRGGGREARTPHLQFSPHLAQHQGYMPYVHGPYAYSHGYEPNHPGYRGMPSVMMQNYPGSYLPAGYSFPSYGGKVPGGEEGEKPSRSSPTMKPPSEAKALELLQQHASQYKSKSPSIPDNKTPHERERDRDRERERLLPSHHHLGYPLLSAQYDLSYTSGLSSSAIVASQQASAPSTYPPTRR; this is encoded by the exons ATGTCCCTCAGCAGCGGTCCTGCAGGCGGGAAAGGTGTGGACTCCAGCGCGGTGGACACATACGACAGCGGTGATGAGTGGGATATCGGTGTTGGCAATCTGATCATTGACTTGGACGCCGACTTGGAGAAAGACAAACTAGAGATGTCAAGCAGTAAGGAGGGCGGGGGCATGGCTGCCCCTCCCAGTGCTGTGGCTACTTTACCTGAAAATATAAAGTTTGTTAGTCCTGTTGCTGCCATACAGGGTAAAGAGAGCAAATCCAAATCTAAACGCAGTAAAAACTCTAAGGAGAGCATCAAAGCACCAGTCTCAGATGGAACCAAGAAAGAGATTCAGGGTCGAGCCACCATAGAGCCTCCACCCCAGAACCCCAGTTCAGTCCCCGCTAAGGGGAGTGACAAGTGTAGTAAGTCCTCCCGTACCCTCCCGGCTGTGAAAAAGGACAAGGACATGGTATCTGGGAAAGCAAAGAAGGACAAACTGGACCTGATGGGCTCAGGCACGGCAAGTGCAGACGAGTCTGTGGCCGCCATTGTGCCAATGGGGGCATCCTGCATCGGTCCTTTTGAAGGCCAACAGAACACTGAGCATGCTGCAGCCAAGCTTGGGAGTCTGGCTCTGGACTCCTCGACAATCGGTCCACCGGTTGCTATGACGACCGATCAAGAGGTGGATGACGGTGACTGCCGAAATCTGAAAAAAGTGGTTGGAGTAAAG ATGGATTCTCCTACAGCCACCcctgcaccacctcctctccaccttctcacTCCAGTCACAAACAGCGACGTCTCGTCTCCCTGTGAACAGATCATGGTCCGCACGCGCTCCGTCGCTGTAAATACGGCAGACGTGGCATTGGCCACTGAGCCGGAGTGCCTGGGACCCTGTGAGCCAGGCACCAGTGTCAACTTGGAGGGGATCGTTTGGCAGGAGACGGAAGATG GTATGCTGGTTGTTAACGTCACCTGGAGAAACAAGACTTACGTGGGGACGCTGCTCGATTGCACAAGACATGACTGGGCGCCTCCAAG GTTTTGTGACTCTCCCACCAGTGATGTGGAGATGCGCGCCGGCCGTGGTCGGGGCAAGAGAATGCGTCCTGGTAGCAATACTCCCTTAAATGATAACAGCAACTCCTCGGACAACaaaggcagcggcagcagcaagaCGCGGGGCGCCGCATCAAACAGCAAAGGTCGTCGCGGCAGTCAGACAGCAGGCGGCGCCGAGGACGTCAAGGCCAGTCCTACCTCGGCCAAAAGGAAGACGAAGCCTGTCTCTGACATGGAGCCCACCTCCAGCTCAGAGGACACCAAAGCTTTAAAGAGAATGAGGACTAACTCCACGGGGGCTGCAGTCCCTCTCACTGGAGGGAAATCGGACACCCTCCCCCCTCCGCAGATGGACCGGACCTGTTCCTCCCCCGTGCTTATTGACTGTCCTCACCCCAACTGCAACAAGAAGTACAAGCACATCAACGGTCTGAAGTACCACCAGGCGCGGGCCCATAATGACCATGACATCCGGTTAGACCAGGACGGGGACAGTGAATATGGAGATGACCCCGCCCTCCACCCTGACCCCATGTCCTGTAATGGTGCTGCCATCTCCCCTGCCCGTTCAGCCACACCAAAAGGACAGGGGTTTGATGCTCCGTCCCCCTCGCCGGGGAAGCTGGCATTGAAGGTCAagaagaagggaggggaggcggagcctgaggggacagatgggggagaggaggggacgtgTTTAACTGATGAGGCTAGCAATGATGGGCTGGATGACAGGAAAGCCAAAAAAGTGTCTGGAGGAGGGAAACCTGATAAGCTGGCCCAAAAATCTCTGAAACAAGCCCGACCTGCAGCCACCACAGCCTCCAACGCTCCCTCACCTTACACCCTGCAGCAGTCCTCGCCGGTTCTAGGCTCGGTGGTACAGTCCGTTCCCAAAAGCCCTCAGCTAAAGAGCATGCAGCCAAAAGCACCTCCTCTGGCAGACCCTGCATCAAGCCCCACCCTTGGcaaggacaagaagaagaaggacaagaagaaaCGGGAGGCTGGGAAGGAAGGGGATAGCCCAAAGGCAGCGGGGAAGGCGGCGAGGCCCGAGGAGGGTAAGAGTCCCTACTCTGAGATGTCTGATGCTTTGCTCAATGGCTCCTCTGACACTCACCAGAGCCGGCTGGCCAGCATCAAGGCCGAGGCCGACAAGGTCTACAGCTTCTCCGACAATGCTCCCAGCCCATCCATCGGTGTGGCTGGCAGGATGGAGGCTGGCCTTGTGCCCCCACTGCACCTCAACCAAAATGGAGCTGACAACGCTTCTGTGAAAACCAGCAGCCCCGCCTACTCTGATATATCTGATGCAGGGGAGGACACAGAAGGGAAAACGGAGGGGGTGAAGGTCAAAACCGAGCCTGACCAGGGGCCTCGTGAAGGGGCCAAGAAGGCGCTTTTCCCCCCTCAGGCTCCCAGTAAGGAATCACCGTATTATCCCAACTATGATTCCTACTATTCACCCAGCTACACCAACCCCAGCCCAGGAGCAGCCCCTGTGCTGCCGTCCCACATGGATGGAGCTCAGGTGAGgatgaagaaggaggaagagcagctggaggtgggggaggagggtaaATTGAAGGCAGAGCCTCAGGAAGACAGGAAAAATGACCTGGGGcctcagcagccatcagtcatCCAGCAGCGCTCCAACATGTACACACAACCTCTGTACTACAACCAGTACTACGTCCCTCCATACTCCTACTCTCCAGACCAGGCGTACCACGCCCACCTTCTAGCCTCTAACCCAGCCTACCGCCAGCAGTGCGAGGAGAGACAGCGACAGGCCGACAAGAAGGCTGAGAGCAAAGAGCGCGAAGGTTCTGGAAAAGATGAGTGGAAGCAGAAGGCCTCAGTGCCCCCCACTCTGTCCAGGGCCCCCAGTCTCACCGACCTGGGCACTAAAGTGCTTCTGAACCCCAACAAGCCCAAAGAGTCACAGTTGGCATCAGAACAGTCCAAGTCTGTAATTATGGCAAAGGGGGAGGATTCCAAGGCCTCTGCTGCCCAACCAGAGGGTCTGAAAATGAAGCTGAGTGAAGCAGGGCATCATGGGAAAGACGAAGCCAAGCCAGGGGTGGAGTTGGGCAGGCCGGCGGGTGTGGAGGCGGCCATGTGGTACAGACAG GAGCTTGACGCGCGCTCATGGCCCTACATTTACCCCAGCAAATACCCCGAAGCTCCTAAAGGTCAGGAGGACGAGCGCTGGAAAGAGGACCGAGAACGAGAGCGTGACAGgaaggggaaagaagagaggcaGCGGCCCAAGGAAGGTCTCttgaaggaggaggtgaaggaggggggggagcgCAGGACTCCGGAGGAGCACcgtggtggagggagggaggcacgCACTCCACACCTGCAGTTCTCCCCCCACCTGGCGCAGCATCAGGGATACATGCCCTACGTACATGGACCTTATGCATACAGCCACGGCTACGAGCCGAACCACCCCGGGTACAGAGGCATGCCGTCGGTCATGATGCAGAACTACCCAG GCTCGTATCTACCAGCTGGCTACTCCTTCCCTTCATACGGAGGGAAGGTTccagggggagaggaaggggagaaaCCTTCACGCTCCAGCCCAACAATGAAGCCCCCCAGTGAGGCCAAAGCTCTggaactgctgcagcagcacgcaAGCCAGTACAAGAGCAAGTCCCCATCCATCCCCGACAACAAGACCCCGCACGAGAGGGAGCGCGACAGGGACCGGGAGAGAGAGCGCCTCCtaccatcccatcatcaccttGGCTACCCACTGCTGTCGGCACAGTACGACCTCTCTTACACCTCAG gcctctcctcctcagccatTGTTGCCAGTCAGCAGGCGTCTGCCCCGTCCACGTACCCCCCCACACGGAGGTGA